The following proteins come from a genomic window of Leguminivora glycinivorella isolate SPB_JAAS2020 chromosome 6, LegGlyc_1.1, whole genome shotgun sequence:
- the LOC125227507 gene encoding LOW QUALITY PROTEIN: pre-mRNA-splicing factor CWC25 homolog (The sequence of the model RefSeq protein was modified relative to this genomic sequence to represent the inferred CDS: deleted 2 bases in 1 codon) — MGGGDLNSKKSWHPNTLKNQERVWKAEQASAEEKKRILELQRERAEERDRAELNDLAKRTAGGSGTNDNRLHWMYDKPDKKVQQEDFLLGKAIDSNYEADKVEPDYIPAVARRVVGSSMLASVGDAQVDLARKMREDPLMLVKERERAARAALLNNPLQRRRLAELLRKEQEQRNQKKEKKKPKKDKDLDNMLAAKLTAMGEKQIDLAALLASNDSSSDSSEEEHKKSKKKHKRSKKHKKDKKKSKRDDSSGVSSDEEDIKKSKRTTRVERSRSPKMISGNLKAHHRGDSPNDSDHEHGSERYRRPERAETRSDRDGYGRMRRNSAERERSPDRDRRRRRPSEERAPGRDRRPRSPDRRRRPAAGSAARAGRAPGAGTTSSAGMSAERRAAALAAMSAAGAEREQERGRRVAAQRAAAAADDAERRPRPRALRTEAHALPDSLESRIHSNRHYIQRDRTHMDKPFARR; from the exons ATGGGAGGTGGTGATCTA AACTCCAAGAAATCATGGCATCcgaatactttgaaaaatcaGGAGCGTGTTTGGAAGGCGGAGCAAGCTAGTGCAGAAGAGAAAAAGCGGATCCTAGAGCTGCAGAGAGAGCGGGCCGAGGAGCGTGACCGTGCGGAGCTCAACGACCTCGCTAAACGCACAGCCGGAGGCTCTGGAACTAATGACAATCGCTTGCATTGGATGTATGAT AAACCTGATAAAAAGGTACAGCAAGAAGATTTTCTCCTTGGCAAAGCCATTGACAGTAACTATGAGGCAGATAAAGTTGAACCAGACTACATCCCTGCAGTGGCTCGGAGGGTGGTGGGCTCCAGCATGTTGGCCAGCGTGGGTGATGCGCAGGTCGACCTAGCGAGGAAGATGCGAGAGGATCCACTGATGCTGGTGAAAGAAAGGGAGAGAGCTGCTCGGGCGGCCCTGTTGAATAACCCTCTGCAAAGACGTCGCTTAGCAGAGTTGCTTAGGAAAGAACAG GAACAGAGAAATCAAAAAAAGGAAAAGAAAAAACCAAAGAAAGACAAAGATTTGGACAACATGTTAGCGGCTAAACTCACCGCGATGGGTGAAAAACAAATCGACCTAGCGGCACTATTAGCCTCTAACGATTCCAGCTCCGATTCCTCCGAGGAGGAGCATAAAAAATCCAAAAAGAAACACAAAAGgtcaaaaaaacataaaaaggacAAAAAGAAGTCAAAACGTGACGATTCCAGCGGAGTTTCCTCTGACGAAGAGGACATTAAGAAGTCTAAGCGTACAACTCGCGTCGAACGTAGCCGGTCCCCTAAAATGATAAGCGGAAACCTAAAGGCGCATCATCGGGGCGACAGCCCGAACGATTCAGATCACGAACACGGTAGCGAGAGATATAGAAGGCCCGAGAGAGCCGAAACGAGATCGGACAGAGACGGCTACGGCCGGATGCGGCGGAACAGCGCCGAACGCGAGAGGTCGCCCGACCGCGACCGGCGGCGGAGACGACCGTCGGAGGAGCGGGCGCCCGGACGAGACCGAAGGCCGCGCTCGCCCGACCGCCGCAGGCGGCCCGCGGCCGGGAGCGCGGCCCGAGCGGGCCGGGCGCCCGGAGCGGGCACAACAAGCTCGGCG GGCATGAGCGCGGAGCGGCGCGCGGCCGCGCTGGCCGCCATGTCGGCTGCCGGCGCCGAGCGCGAGCAAGAGCGGGGGCGCCGCGTGGCCGCccagcgcgccgccgccgccgccgacgacGCCGAGcgtcgcccgcgcccgcgcgcgCTGCGCACCGAGGCGCACGCGCTGCCCGACTCGCTAGAGAGCCGCATCCACTCCAACCGGCATTACATCCAGCGGGACCGCACGCACATGGACAAGCCTTTTGCGCGCAGGTGA
- the LOC125227031 gene encoding uncharacterized protein LOC125227031: MANIASQEELFSQIKRLYTNHKKTSSTRYSQSYLNIRIESLEEYWNQFLTEHRDFLKSSEDAEEKKELKALYNNVEDFYMEFKTSLLELTEPVTTQDSASPQVPQAAQPQVVTKSKLPPINLPSFSGDYQDWMHFKDLFMSMVHNEPGLSDVHKHHYLRSSLKGEAEQVVRHFELTAANYGKAWNALVCRYNNDRVIANTVLNRLLSQKKLTNECSKGLKDLLDTTNQCLSSLANLKIDTTTWDSIIVHIVVSKLDSETHKAWEQSLGSSTELPTFNKLTSYLEGRFRAMEMVQAAQKKEKKEITFQQSATAPKVKSSLAANTVTMETLTEPNDAQTKQLTSLKVSQKGKQVILATTQIYLKDSSGSLVQLRALIDQGSEGTFITESAVQLLRLKKTLQPANITGLEHQSSQPRHVVNLEIHSPIDTHYVMQVSAHVLSKINGWLPSKEFDISQWPALSQLQLADPHMQSPGPIDVLLGAEVYAFILLDGLQKYNDDKLIAQNSKLGWFVSGASESRSNLPPHNIVAHHALVEVDQLLRKFWETEEYKPHEKPMTHLETQCEEHYKETHSRQEDGRYVVRLPFKDDHEKNLGNSRQIALQRLMHMEKRFANKPKFQKDYADFIDQYQKLNHLEDVDPQHKPAHKVYHLPHHAVIRESSTTTKLRVVFDGTAQPSDGSSLNDELLIGPPLLQDLRDLIVRWRTHKICLLADVKQMYRQILVAKEDVDYQRILWRASPQDEIVEKRLLTVTYGTSCAPFLAIRTLKQLAQDEKEKFPDLVEVISNDFYMDDLLTGANDVEQATKLQSRITQAMAKVCNTDQPIDGSVTCVSCNAR; this comes from the exons ATGGCTAACATAGCATCACAAGAAGAACTGTTTAGTCAGATTAAAAGACTTTACACTAACCACAAGAAAACTTCGTCAACGCGTTATTCACAGAGTTACTTGAATATACGCATAGAGTCGCTTGAAGAGTATTGGAATCAATTCCTTACTGAACACCGAGATTTCCTCAAGTCTTCAGAAGACGCCGAAGAGAAAAAGGAATTGAAAGCGCTCTATAACAATGTGGAAGATTTCTATATGGAGTTCAAGACTAGTTTGTTGGAACTGACGGAACCTGTCACAACCCAAGATAGTGCCTCACCTCAAGTGCCTCAGGCAGCTCAACCCCAAGTTGTCACGAAGAGTAAACTCCCGCCAATAAACCTTCCTTCGTTTTCTGGTGATTACCAAGATTGGATGCACTTCAAGGATTTGTTTATGTCGATGGTACACAATGAGCCGGGTCTGAGTGACGTACACAAGCATCATTACTTGAGGTCAAGCTTGAAGGGTGAAGCAGAACAAGTCGTCCGTCATTTCGAACTCACAGCTGCCAACTATGGGAAGGCTTGGAACGCCTTAGTTTGCCGCTACAACAACGATAGAGTGATAGCTAATACCGTACTGAATCGCCTGCTCAGTCAGAAGAAACTCACTAACGAATGCTCTAAAGGCCTCAAGGATCTTCTTGATACTACAAACCAGTGTCTCAGTAGTCTAGCGAATTTGAAGATTGACACAACTACTTGGGATTCGATCATCGTGCATATTGTAGTATCCAAGTTAGATAGTGAAACTCACAAAGCTTGGGAGCAATCACTTGGGTCATCAACAGAGTTACCCACTTTTAACAAGCTCACATCATACTTAGAGGGACGATTCAGAGCAATGGAAATGGTACAAGCGGCACAAAAGAAAGAGAAAAAAGAGATCACATTTCAACAATCAGCTACTGCACCTAAAGTAAAGAGT AGTTTAGCTGCGAATACAGTCACAATGGAGACACTCACAGAACCTAATGACGCACAAACCAAGCAACTCACAAGTCTGAAGGTTTCACAAAAAGGCAAACAAGTGATACTAGCCACAACACAGATATATCTGAAGGATAGCAGTGGTTCTCTCGTACAACTCAGAGCCCTTATTGACCAAGGCTCAGAAGGGACTTTCATTACAGAGTCTGCTGTGCAACTGCTGCGTCTGAAGAAGACTTTACAGCCAGCTAATATCACCGGTTTAGAGCACCAATCTTCACAGCCAAGACATGTCGTTAACTTAGAGATTCACTCACCAATAGACACTCACTATGTAATGCAAGTTAGCGCTCACGTACTCTCAAAGATTAATGGATGGTTACCCTCAAAGGAGTTTGACATCTCACAATGGCCTGCCCTCTCCCAATTGCAACTAGCGGATCCTCACATGCAATCACCGGGACCTATTGATGTTCTACTGGGCGCTGAGGTCTATGCATTTATTCTGCTAGATGGACTACAGAAATACAACGATGACAAACTTATAGCACAAAACTCGAAACTCGGATGGTTTGTCTCTGGAGCATCAGAATCACGAAGTAATCTACCACCTCACAATATAGTAGCTCACCACGCACTCGTCGAGGTAGATCAACTCCTCCGCAAATTCTGGGAGACTGAAGAGTACAAGCCACATGAAAAACCGATGACACATCTTGAGACACAATGTGAAGAACACTATAAAGAAACTCACTCTAGACAAGAAGATGGTCGTTACGTCGTACGTTTACCGTTTAAAGATGATCATGAGAAGAACTTAGGCAACTCTCGACAAATCGCACTACAGAGACTGATGCACATGGAGAAGAGATTTGCAAACAAGCCTAAATTCCAAAAAGATTATGCCGACTTCATTGATCAGTATCAGAAGCTGAATCACTTAGAAGATGTAGACCCACAACATAAGCCAGCTCACAAAGTCTACCATCTCCCACATCATGCTGTGATAAGAGAGTCCAGCACCACAACCAAGCTTCGCGTGGTCTTTGATGGAACAGCACAGCCCTCAGATGGCTCATCTCTAAACGACGAGTTGCTAATCGGACCACCACTACTGCAAGACTTGCGAGATCTCATTGTTCGTTGGCGTACTCACAAGATTTGTTTGCTTGCTGATGTAAAGCAAATGTACCGCCAAATACTCGTCGCTAAAGAAGATGTAGACTATCAGCGCATACTGTGGCGTGCATCCCCACAAGATGAAATTGTCGAGAAGCGTTTGTTGACTGTGACGTACGGTACATCATGTGCTCCGTTCCTCGCTATTCGCACACTGAAACAGCTTGCACAAGATGAAAAAGAGAAATTCCCAGACTTAGTTGAAGTCATAAGCAACGACTTTTATATGGATGACTTACTCACTGGTGCGAATGACGTGGAACAAGCCACTAAGTTACAGAGTCGTATCACACAAGCTATGGCTAAAG TCTGCAACACCGATCAACCAATTGATGGGTCAGTTACCTGCGTGTCGTGTAACGCCAGATAA